A genome region from Desulfonatronovibrio magnus includes the following:
- the aspS gene encoding aspartate--tRNA ligase yields the protein MQESRYEMEVQPLGWWVRSHHCNELNLENVDQHVCLMGWVQYRRDHGGLIFIDLRDRHGLTQVVFTPDANALALEEAHGLRSEYVMAIKGVVRARPKDMVNPNLQTGEIEVEVVEFRLLNKAKTPPFIIEDRMDAAESLRLKYRYLDLRRPQMTSNLVFRSRAVQAMRSFLHDNNFIEVETPVLTKSTPEGARDFLVPSRLNQGEFYALPQSPQLFKQLLMCSGMDRYYQVVKCFRDEDLRADRQPEFTQVDLEMSFADEEGVMSISEKLLAHLFKETMDIELEIPFTRISYAQAIADYGLDKPDIRFDLKLKDITSLVKGSEFRLFAEAELVKAMAVPGGSELSRKEIDDFTEYVKIYGAKGLAWIKIKEDEWQSPIAKFLSQEERSAIGAEFDLQPGDIIFFQAGPADMVNTALGYLRVRLAERFDLIPENEFAPLWVTDFPLLEWDDEDKRWVARHHPFTSPKDSHFEMLQSDPGQALARAYDLVLNGNEVGGGSIRIHNSSDQQKMFAALGIDEEEAQAKFGFLLQALEYGAPPHGGLAFGLDRLIMLMNKCSSIRDVIAFPKTQKAACVMTDAPSHVSAAQLRELGLKLREKPKV from the coding sequence ATGCAGGAATCAAGATACGAAATGGAAGTCCAGCCCCTGGGCTGGTGGGTCAGAAGTCATCATTGCAATGAACTGAACTTGGAAAATGTTGATCAGCATGTCTGCCTCATGGGTTGGGTACAATACCGCAGAGACCATGGGGGGTTGATATTTATCGATCTCAGAGACAGACACGGGTTGACGCAGGTGGTTTTTACACCTGATGCCAATGCCCTGGCATTGGAAGAAGCCCACGGACTTCGCTCTGAATATGTTATGGCCATCAAGGGTGTGGTCAGGGCAAGACCCAAGGATATGGTCAATCCCAATCTGCAGACAGGTGAGATTGAAGTAGAGGTGGTGGAGTTCAGACTGCTTAACAAAGCCAAAACTCCACCTTTTATAATAGAAGATCGTATGGATGCTGCAGAAAGCCTGCGTCTTAAGTATCGCTACTTAGACTTGAGAAGGCCGCAGATGACCTCCAACCTGGTGTTCAGAAGCAGGGCTGTGCAGGCCATGCGTAGTTTTCTGCATGACAATAATTTTATTGAAGTGGAAACTCCTGTACTCACCAAAAGCACTCCTGAGGGAGCCAGAGACTTTCTCGTTCCCAGCCGTCTGAATCAGGGAGAGTTTTATGCCTTGCCTCAATCGCCTCAATTATTTAAGCAGCTTCTAATGTGCTCCGGCATGGATCGATATTACCAGGTGGTAAAATGTTTCCGAGATGAAGACTTAAGGGCTGACCGCCAGCCTGAGTTCACTCAGGTTGACTTAGAAATGTCATTTGCTGATGAAGAAGGAGTCATGTCCATTTCTGAGAAGCTACTGGCTCATTTGTTTAAAGAAACCATGGATATAGAATTGGAGATACCATTTACCAGGATAAGTTATGCCCAGGCCATTGCTGATTATGGTCTGGACAAGCCTGATATACGTTTTGATCTCAAACTCAAGGATATAACCAGTCTGGTAAAAGGTTCCGAGTTCAGGCTGTTTGCTGAGGCTGAACTGGTTAAGGCTATGGCGGTTCCCGGGGGAAGCGAGCTTTCCAGAAAAGAAATTGATGACTTTACTGAATATGTAAAAATATATGGAGCCAAGGGGCTGGCCTGGATTAAAATCAAGGAAGATGAATGGCAGTCACCCATTGCAAAGTTTCTGAGTCAGGAGGAGCGTTCGGCCATTGGTGCGGAGTTTGATCTGCAACCCGGAGACATTATTTTTTTCCAGGCAGGGCCTGCCGATATGGTCAACACAGCTCTGGGCTATCTTAGAGTAAGACTTGCTGAACGTTTTGATTTAATACCCGAGAATGAATTTGCTCCATTATGGGTAACTGATTTTCCACTTTTAGAATGGGATGATGAGGATAAAAGATGGGTGGCCAGGCACCATCCGTTTACTTCCCCCAAAGACAGTCACTTTGAAATGTTGCAGTCTGATCCAGGCCAGGCCCTGGCCAGGGCATACGATTTGGTTCTTAATGGCAATGAAGTCGGTGGTGGTTCTATTCGTATCCACAACAGCAGCGATCAGCAGAAGATGTTTGCAGCGCTGGGCATTGATGAAGAGGAGGCTCAGGCCAAGTTCGGTTTTCTGCTGCAGGCCTTGGAATACGGCGCTCCTCCCCATGGCGGCCTTGCATTCGGCCTTGACCGTTTGATAATGCTTATGAATAAATGTTCGTCCATCAGGGATGTCATTGCCTTCCCCAAAACACAGAAAGCAGCCTGTGTAATGACTGATGCTCCTTCCCATGTATCTGCCGCGCAACTGCGGGAACTAGGATTAAAACTAAGAGAAAAACCAAAAGTGTAA
- the hisS gene encoding histidine--tRNA ligase, whose amino-acid sequence MSKINRIKGFADLFPPESTAYVFMEETAREVFSRYGYQEVRIPVLEHTELFARSIGQETDVVQKEMYTFPDRKGRSLTLRPEATAGVVRSYIDSSFSGAGMMAKLFTFGPMFRYERPQKGRMRQFHQINAEIIGEDSPWSDAEVIIMLWSYLKKLGLQSLDIEINSLGCAGCRPGFHNSLKAYLKMLDQKALCSDCRKRSESNPLRVLDCKVPGCRDMMEDAPRINSNICAGCESHFETVISMLESFGLKYYLNPNLVRGLDYYQRTTFEVISHDIGAQSSVAGGGRYDGLVGSLGGPDVPGIGFACGMERLALLLQDLNDRPKDFYLAVLHEQALSKGLLLAQRLRDKGFSGDMGFQVRSVKAQLRQANKMGVKTCLLLGIDELEKREIQVKDMETGVQKTVGQDDVEQALGLNIKGKNNNFVRKG is encoded by the coding sequence ATGAGCAAGATTAACAGAATTAAAGGTTTTGCAGACCTTTTTCCACCTGAAAGTACTGCTTATGTATTTATGGAGGAAACTGCGAGAGAAGTGTTTTCCCGATATGGATATCAGGAGGTCAGGATTCCTGTCCTGGAACATACTGAGCTGTTTGCCAGATCTATAGGCCAGGAAACCGATGTTGTTCAAAAAGAAATGTATACTTTTCCGGATCGCAAGGGCAGAAGCCTTACTTTGCGTCCTGAGGCTACAGCAGGTGTAGTCAGATCATATATTGACAGCTCTTTTTCAGGGGCGGGAATGATGGCCAAGCTTTTCACTTTTGGCCCCATGTTCCGCTATGAACGCCCTCAAAAAGGCAGAATGCGCCAATTTCATCAGATTAACGCTGAAATCATTGGAGAGGATTCGCCATGGTCAGATGCTGAAGTAATCATCATGCTCTGGTCATATTTAAAGAAGCTCGGATTGCAGAGCTTAGATATTGAAATCAACTCCCTGGGTTGCGCTGGGTGCCGACCTGGTTTTCATAATAGCCTCAAAGCTTACCTTAAAATGCTGGACCAGAAAGCTCTATGTTCTGACTGTCGAAAAAGATCTGAAAGCAACCCGTTGCGTGTTCTTGACTGCAAGGTTCCAGGATGCAGGGATATGATGGAGGATGCTCCGCGCATAAACTCCAACATATGCGCTGGTTGTGAGAGCCATTTTGAAACAGTCATCAGCATGCTTGAAAGCTTTGGTCTGAAATATTATTTGAATCCCAATCTTGTGCGCGGCCTGGACTATTACCAGAGGACCACCTTTGAAGTTATTTCACATGATATTGGTGCTCAGAGTTCAGTAGCCGGTGGCGGAAGATATGACGGTCTTGTGGGATCTCTTGGAGGGCCGGATGTTCCAGGCATTGGCTTTGCCTGTGGAATGGAAAGGCTGGCACTGCTTTTACAGGACCTTAACGATCGACCAAAGGATTTTTACCTTGCGGTTCTTCATGAGCAGGCACTGAGCAAGGGACTTTTACTGGCCCAGAGACTACGTGATAAGGGTTTTTCAGGAGATATGGGGTTTCAGGTCAGAAGTGTCAAGGCTCAACTCAGGCAGGCAAATAAAATGGGTGTAAAAACCTGTCTTCTTCTTGGAATAGATGAGTTAGAAAAGCGAGAAATACAGGTAAAAGATATGGAAACCGGTGTTCAGAAGACAGTTGGACAGGACGATGTTGAACAGGCCCTTGGTTTGAATATAAAGGGTAAGAATAACAATTTTGTAAGGAAAGGATAA
- a CDS encoding molybdopterin-guanine dinucleotide biosynthesis protein MobB, translating to MQQALSIVGYKKSGKTTLMLQLLEELSKRDIRASTAKFSHHTFDKENSDTFKFTKMSADTAALNENETLFMWPGKKYLPDLLPLMKGDVLLIEGGKSLTWLPRILILKDPEDAVKLGNGLALATWGKVTHPGIPSINNIQDLADLLLEKGFILPGLDCGSCDHETCLELARQIVRGQATPSECLAKDTAMTVRINNQPLAMNPFVEKIISKAITGMISELKGYSPGQVEIIIK from the coding sequence ATGCAGCAGGCCCTGTCCATTGTAGGTTATAAAAAAAGCGGCAAAACTACTCTTATGTTGCAGTTATTAGAAGAACTTTCAAAAAGAGATATCCGGGCATCAACAGCAAAGTTTTCTCATCATACATTTGATAAAGAAAATTCAGACACTTTCAAGTTCACTAAAATGTCCGCAGATACTGCAGCCCTGAACGAAAACGAAACCCTTTTCATGTGGCCTGGCAAAAAGTACCTTCCAGATCTATTGCCCCTGATGAAAGGAGATGTCCTTCTAATTGAGGGTGGTAAAAGTTTGACATGGCTTCCCCGGATACTTATCCTCAAGGATCCTGAAGATGCGGTCAAACTTGGTAACGGTCTGGCCCTGGCTACCTGGGGCAAGGTCACCCACCCTGGCATTCCCAGTATAAACAATATCCAGGACCTGGCAGATCTTCTTCTTGAGAAAGGCTTTATACTGCCCGGGCTGGACTGTGGTTCCTGTGACCATGAAACATGCCTGGAACTGGCCAGGCAAATTGTGCGTGGTCAGGCAACACCTTCTGAGTGTCTGGCCAAAGATACAGCCATGACTGTTAGAATCAATAACCAGCCTCTTGCTATGAACCCTTTTGTAGAGAAAATCATCAGCAAAGCCATAACAGGTATGATATCAGAACTTAAAGGTTACTCACCCGGTCAGGTTGAAATTATAATTAAATAA
- the galE gene encoding UDP-glucose 4-epimerase GalE: protein MNNNILVTGGAGYIGSHACKELSNSSYTPVTLDNMVYGHEWAVKWGPLVKGDISNPEVTDAVFKKYQPQAVIHFAAYAYVGESVSDPAKYYLNNVAGTLNLLESMRKFGCRYIVFSSTCATYGNPLEIPIPESHLQNPINPYGRSKLMIEQILKDYDQAYDIKNISLRYFNAAGADPEGLVGEDHDPETHLIPLTIMAAMNMRERLSIFGHDYPTADGTALRDYIHVTDLARAHVLALEYMKANNRSDFFNLGTGQGHSVQEVVDMVEKISSTSVPVQKTPRRAGDPPALIAISHKARQKLDWKPEFNDLETIIKTAWDWHRLHLKPR, encoded by the coding sequence ATGAACAATAATATTCTTGTTACCGGCGGAGCCGGATATATAGGCAGCCATGCCTGCAAAGAACTATCCAACTCAAGCTACACCCCTGTTACACTGGACAACATGGTTTACGGTCATGAATGGGCAGTAAAATGGGGGCCATTGGTGAAAGGCGACATCAGCAATCCTGAAGTTACGGATGCTGTGTTTAAAAAATATCAGCCACAGGCAGTGATACACTTTGCAGCCTATGCCTATGTCGGGGAATCAGTCAGCGATCCGGCAAAATATTACCTGAACAATGTTGCCGGCACCTTGAATTTACTGGAATCCATGCGTAAATTCGGGTGCAGGTATATAGTCTTTTCAAGTACTTGCGCAACATACGGCAACCCCCTGGAAATACCCATACCGGAAAGTCATCTCCAGAACCCCATAAATCCTTATGGTCGAAGCAAGCTCATGATTGAACAGATTCTCAAAGATTATGATCAGGCTTATGACATAAAAAATATTTCTCTGCGTTATTTCAACGCAGCAGGTGCTGATCCCGAGGGGCTGGTGGGAGAAGATCATGATCCGGAAACACACCTGATCCCATTGACAATAATGGCAGCCATGAACATGCGTGAAAGACTGAGCATCTTTGGGCATGATTATCCAACTGCCGACGGTACAGCTCTTCGTGACTATATTCACGTTACTGACCTGGCCAGGGCTCATGTACTGGCTTTGGAATATATGAAGGCCAATAACAGGAGTGACTTTTTCAACCTGGGAACCGGTCAGGGACACAGTGTTCAAGAGGTCGTGGACATGGTTGAAAAAATAAGCAGCACCAGTGTCCCAGTGCAAAAAACTCCAAGACGCGCAGGAGACCCTCCAGCACTGATTGCCATCTCTCACAAGGCCAGGCAGAAACTGGACTGGAAGCCTGAGTTCAATGATCTGGAAACCATAATCAAGACAGCCTGGGATTGGCACAGACTACATCTTAAACCACGGTAA
- a CDS encoding transglycosylase SLT domain-containing protein, with translation MRGRMFFLLMFVLLLSVAASNAWASLEQQREKFIKAEKALQNNRIQQYQKLLAELEEYPLYPYLVYENLRRNISLGNEKQILEFLDDYSDSPLSSMLRQSWINYLVRQQQWTTLVRDYQPVTSASLQCSYARALLETGHQAKARQEAERLWQHGRSRPRECDPVFDDWRNAGGLSTDLVWTRIELAMNQGQHGLVRYLKRYLPREDHSLADLWINVANDPARTLRIDWTSQKHSVAEKILAQGMNRLIRQDTPKALEDWNNLKSRHDLSAFNTAPIEQEIARFLALRKYPQAVSYFNSLPDETVTSQSRQWHVRSALLAGEWEDALAAWEKLDQNHQQEPRWQYWRARILEEMGLRQEASVIYLDLLGRQNYFSLLSADRIHQPYRIEHNPITAYGSNIVEMRHNPAIRRAMEFYYLNRLPDARREWNFAVSEVNSDQWRAAAIVAHDYGWHDRAIIAAARAAEFDDLIIRFPLSFSDLINRYSATRKLDPTWVFALARQESMFMADVGSPAGALGVMQIMPATGRRIASMLGESLSNQYALLCPERNIRFGTYYLSMRLEELQNNPVLATAAYNAGAHRVRSWLPDNGTIAADIWVENIPFFETRDYIEKVFTYKAIYQSRLGLEPTRLSSFMPDILGHNIVSAKID, from the coding sequence ATGCGTGGAAGAATGTTTTTTTTACTGATGTTTGTATTGTTGCTCTCAGTTGCAGCAAGTAATGCGTGGGCATCACTGGAGCAGCAGAGAGAAAAATTTATAAAAGCTGAAAAAGCCCTGCAGAATAATCGAATACAGCAATATCAGAAACTTTTGGCTGAACTTGAAGAATACCCCCTTTATCCATATCTTGTTTATGAAAATCTAAGAAGAAACATATCCTTGGGAAATGAAAAGCAAATACTTGAATTTCTTGATGACTACTCTGACTCTCCATTATCGTCCATGCTCAGACAAAGCTGGATAAATTATCTGGTTCGACAGCAACAATGGACCACCCTGGTCAGGGACTACCAACCTGTTACAAGCGCTTCTCTGCAGTGCTCTTATGCTCGAGCCCTGCTGGAAACAGGACATCAGGCCAAGGCAAGACAGGAAGCCGAGCGTTTATGGCAGCATGGCAGGTCAAGACCCAGAGAGTGCGATCCTGTTTTTGACGACTGGAGAAATGCTGGAGGGCTTTCAACCGATCTGGTGTGGACAAGGATTGAACTGGCCATGAATCAGGGACAGCATGGCCTGGTCAGATACCTGAAAAGGTATCTCCCGAGAGAAGATCACAGTCTGGCAGACCTTTGGATCAATGTAGCCAATGATCCTGCTAGAACCCTTAGAATTGACTGGACATCTCAAAAACATTCTGTTGCTGAAAAAATTCTGGCTCAAGGCATGAACAGGCTGATAAGGCAGGATACTCCCAAAGCTCTTGAGGACTGGAACAACTTAAAATCAAGACATGACCTTAGTGCTTTTAACACTGCCCCCATAGAACAGGAAATTGCCCGTTTTCTGGCCCTTAGAAAATATCCCCAGGCAGTTTCTTATTTTAACTCTCTGCCAGACGAAACTGTTACCTCGCAGAGTAGACAATGGCATGTTCGCAGTGCTTTACTTGCTGGTGAATGGGAAGATGCCCTTGCGGCCTGGGAAAAACTGGATCAGAATCATCAGCAGGAACCGCGATGGCAATACTGGAGAGCCAGAATCCTTGAAGAGATGGGGTTGCGTCAAGAAGCATCAGTGATCTATCTTGATCTTCTCGGCAGGCAAAATTATTTTTCTCTGTTGTCAGCTGACCGCATCCATCAGCCCTACCGTATAGAACATAACCCCATTACAGCGTATGGTTCAAATATTGTAGAGATGCGGCATAATCCAGCAATTCGCCGTGCAATGGAGTTTTATTATTTAAACAGATTGCCTGACGCCAGAAGGGAATGGAACTTTGCTGTTTCCGAGGTAAACTCAGACCAATGGAGAGCCGCTGCCATTGTTGCTCACGATTACGGCTGGCATGACCGGGCTATTATAGCGGCAGCGAGAGCTGCGGAGTTTGATGATCTCATTATAAGGTTTCCCCTGTCATTTTCAGATTTAATTAACAGATATTCTGCTACAAGGAAACTTGATCCTACCTGGGTCTTTGCCCTGGCACGTCAGGAAAGCATGTTTATGGCTGATGTAGGTTCTCCGGCAGGAGCTCTCGGAGTAATGCAGATTATGCCTGCTACAGGCAGACGCATAGCATCCATGCTCGGAGAGAGTCTAAGCAATCAGTACGCCCTGCTTTGTCCGGAAAGAAATATCAGGTTCGGAACCTACTACCTGAGCATGCGTCTTGAGGAACTGCAGAACAATCCGGTCCTGGCAACAGCTGCCTACAACGCAGGCGCTCACAGGGTCAGATCCTGGCTGCCGGATAATGGAACCATTGCTGCTGATATCTGGGTGGAAAACATCCCCTTTTTTGAAACCAGAGATTATATTGAAAAAGTATTTACATATAAGGCCATTTATCAGTCAAGACTGGGGCTTGAGCCCACAAGACTAAGTTCGTTTATGCCCGACATTCTTGGCCATAATATTGTATCAGCAAAAATTGATTGA
- the hisD gene encoding histidinol dehydrogenase — protein sequence MLGKRFSYESRNDWPQIKSWLITRMQPDSSVEGPVADILDKVMKDGDRAVVEYTQKFDCPDFQDSDIRVPADDIKKAHSEVDKNDLDIIHEAADRIRSFHERQKLNSWFVPDQEGAIMGQMVSPVYRAGLYVPGGQGGETPLISSLLMNAIPAIVAGVDSICVVSPPRSDKTISPYILATADILGIDEVYQCGSAWAIAALAYGTETIAHVDMIAGPGNIFVTMAKKMLVGQVGIDMIAGPSEVAVLADHTGRPEYIAADILSQAEHDPLAGTYLICTDQELIDQTRQELKKQTDMLPRSDVAKKALHDWGASFLVPDLKKGFELCNSIAPEHLEICVEDPWSCLHMIRSAGAVFMGNNTPEPVGDYFAGPNHVLPTLTTARFSQALSVQDFQKNISILSSNQKYIEKHGAKIARLARLEGLEAHARSVEQRLDSY from the coding sequence ATGCTTGGAAAAAGATTTTCATACGAATCAAGAAACGACTGGCCCCAAATTAAATCCTGGCTTATCACCAGGATGCAGCCTGATTCATCCGTTGAAGGACCGGTTGCCGACATTCTGGACAAGGTCATGAAAGATGGAGACCGGGCAGTAGTCGAGTATACGCAAAAGTTTGACTGCCCTGATTTTCAAGATTCAGATATCAGGGTACCTGCAGATGACATTAAAAAAGCTCACTCAGAAGTAGACAAAAATGATTTGGATATCATCCATGAAGCTGCTGACCGGATCAGATCTTTTCATGAGCGTCAAAAACTCAACTCCTGGTTTGTTCCTGACCAGGAAGGCGCTATCATGGGACAAATGGTATCTCCGGTTTACAGAGCTGGTCTTTACGTTCCCGGCGGCCAGGGAGGCGAAACACCGCTTATTTCAAGCTTGCTCATGAATGCCATTCCAGCCATTGTGGCCGGTGTGGATTCTATCTGCGTTGTTTCTCCTCCAAGAAGTGATAAGACTATAAGCCCATATATTCTGGCTACTGCGGATATCCTCGGTATTGACGAGGTTTATCAATGTGGTTCAGCCTGGGCTATTGCTGCACTGGCCTATGGTACTGAAACCATTGCCCACGTGGATATGATTGCCGGTCCAGGGAATATCTTCGTAACAATGGCCAAAAAAATGCTGGTCGGCCAGGTGGGGATAGATATGATTGCCGGACCCAGTGAAGTTGCTGTCCTGGCAGACCATACAGGGCGGCCTGAATATATTGCTGCAGATATTTTATCGCAGGCTGAACATGATCCTCTGGCAGGAACTTATTTGATCTGCACAGATCAGGAACTGATTGACCAGACCAGACAGGAACTCAAGAAACAGACTGACATGCTTCCGAGAAGTGATGTGGCCAAAAAGGCTTTACATGACTGGGGGGCTTCTTTTCTGGTTCCAGACCTGAAAAAAGGATTTGAGCTTTGCAATTCCATAGCCCCTGAGCATCTCGAGATTTGCGTTGAAGATCCATGGTCATGTCTGCACATGATTCGCAGTGCAGGAGCAGTTTTTATGGGCAATAACACTCCTGAACCGGTGGGCGATTACTTTGCTGGCCCCAATCATGTTCTTCCTACCTTGACCACTGCAAGATTCTCCCAGGCTTTGTCTGTCCAGGATTTTCAGAAGAATATCAGTATACTTTCTTCAAATCAAAAATACATTGAAAAACACGGGGCCAAAATCGCACGCCTGGCCAGATTAGAAGGCCTAGAGGCTCATGCCAGAAGCGTTGAACAGCGCTTAGACAGTTACTAA
- a CDS encoding phosphoribosylaminoimidazolesuccinocarboxamide synthase, producing MKTVSKTDIKEYNLLSRGKVRDIYEIDSNTLLIITTDRMSAFDVVMNQPIPCKGVVLNQITLFWMDMFQDIAENHLISAEVDDFPSNLGHYKEDLQDRSVLVKKARPLAIECIVRGYITGSGWKDYKKTGQVCGYQLPDNLVESQKLEHPLFTPSTKADTGEHDENISVDQAREREGKDLVSKVEELSLAIYKKGRDFAAEKGILVADTKFEFGQIDDRIVLIDEVLTPDSSRFWPADQYEPGKGQPSFDKQYLRDWLEKTGWNKKAPPPELPEEIVQETSRKYLLAYKLLTGKEIV from the coding sequence ATGAAAACAGTATCAAAAACTGATATTAAAGAATACAATCTGCTTTCCCGGGGAAAAGTGCGGGATATTTATGAAATTGACAGCAATACCCTGCTCATAATCACAACAGACCGTATGAGCGCTTTTGATGTAGTTATGAATCAGCCCATACCCTGCAAGGGAGTTGTCCTGAACCAGATCACTCTTTTCTGGATGGACATGTTTCAAGACATTGCTGAAAACCACTTAATCTCTGCTGAGGTTGATGATTTTCCCTCAAATCTTGGACATTATAAAGAAGATCTGCAGGACCGCTCTGTTCTTGTTAAAAAGGCCAGACCACTTGCCATTGAATGTATCGTTCGGGGATATATTACCGGTTCAGGCTGGAAGGATTACAAAAAAACAGGACAGGTATGCGGATATCAGTTACCTGACAATCTTGTGGAGTCTCAAAAACTGGAACACCCTCTGTTTACACCTTCCACAAAGGCTGACACTGGTGAACATGACGAAAACATCAGTGTTGACCAGGCCAGGGAGCGTGAAGGAAAGGATCTCGTAAGCAAGGTTGAGGAGCTTTCTCTGGCAATCTATAAGAAAGGCAGGGATTTTGCTGCTGAAAAAGGAATTCTGGTAGCTGATACCAAGTTTGAGTTCGGTCAAATTGATGATAGAATTGTACTCATTGATGAAGTGTTGACACCGGATTCTTCCCGTTTCTGGCCCGCTGACCAGTATGAACCTGGCAAGGGGCAGCCCAGTTTTGACAAACAATATCTCAGGGACTGGCTGGAGAAGACCGGCTGGAATAAAAAAGCCCCACCACCAGAACTTCCTGAGGAAATTGTTCAGGAAACATCCCGCAAATATTTGCTGGCTTACAAACTGCTGACTGGAAAAGAGATAGTTTAA
- a CDS encoding enoyl-ACP reductase FabI produces the protein MLLKDKKALIFGVANNKSIAYAVADIFKKNGASLAFSYVGDALKKRVEPISQELGGDFIFDCDVTIDDQIKAAAELVNEKWGQVDILVHSVAFANRDDLQGRFIETSREGFKLALDVSAYSLTALCQAFEPLFSKDASVMTMSYYGAQKAITNYNVMGVAKAALEASVRYLAVDLGPKGIRVNALSAGPLKTLASSGITGFKTILSTIEQKAPLKRNIDQEDVGKAALYLASDLSSGTTGEVLYVDSGYNIMGI, from the coding sequence ATGCTTCTTAAAGATAAGAAAGCTTTGATATTTGGAGTGGCAAACAATAAAAGCATTGCTTATGCTGTAGCAGATATTTTCAAAAAAAACGGTGCGTCTCTGGCTTTCAGTTATGTTGGTGATGCCCTGAAAAAAAGGGTTGAACCTATTAGCCAGGAACTGGGTGGAGATTTTATCTTTGATTGTGATGTTACCATTGATGATCAAATCAAGGCAGCTGCAGAGCTTGTAAATGAAAAATGGGGCCAGGTAGATATTCTTGTTCACTCAGTAGCGTTTGCCAATCGAGATGACTTGCAGGGGCGTTTTATCGAAACATCAAGAGAAGGATTCAAGCTGGCCTTAGATGTTTCCGCTTATTCTCTTACCGCCCTTTGTCAGGCTTTTGAACCACTTTTTTCTAAAGACGCATCTGTGATGACCATGAGTTATTATGGTGCTCAAAAGGCCATAACCAACTATAATGTTATGGGTGTTGCCAAAGCAGCCCTTGAAGCATCAGTACGTTATCTTGCTGTTGATCTTGGACCTAAGGGAATACGTGTAAATGCTTTGAGTGCCGGTCCTTTAAAAACACTGGCTTCTTCGGGCATAACAGGTTTTAAAACCATTCTAAGCACCATTGAGCAAAAGGCTCCATTAAAACGTAACATAGATCAGGAAGATGTAGGCAAGGCTGCACTTTATCTTGCCTCTGATCTGTCATCAGGAACAACTGGTGAGGTGCTCTATGTTGACTCGGGATATAATATAATGGGGATTTAG